The Verrucomicrobiota bacterium genome window below encodes:
- a CDS encoding sulfotransferase family 2 domain-containing protein, whose translation MLATLFRSFTPREVPLLRRAPERFEGQDGDSAMPAQSGTALPVFVHVHVPKCGGTTLNLLLERWFGKGFERWYSRIPERTWSLSEMETFVAARPHLRCFASHELREFPQVLAGRPALYFTFLREPVDRVVSCAKHLIRECATPNPNFERYLPAKNTAVDVPSVLRGWIDTGTGPNRKTHVEASSLARFFFHGSLATLKGLGRVTATPGRANRCEERDDQVAFAMALTELRRFFFVGDFAHLQRDIARFAASLQRFGVLASVGVVPHERRSAEGSFGSDAEEAEIRHRLRAVLPIDVALYETLPLWQPRGGHAAGSADEAFGVQIGTTGAR comes from the coding sequence ATGCTTGCCACCCTGTTCAGATCGTTCACCCCGCGGGAAGTGCCGCTGCTCCGGCGAGCACCTGAACGATTTGAGGGACAGGATGGCGACTCTGCAATGCCCGCGCAGTCAGGAACGGCTTTGCCGGTGTTTGTGCATGTCCACGTGCCAAAATGCGGGGGCACCACGTTGAACCTGCTTTTGGAACGCTGGTTCGGAAAAGGCTTCGAACGTTGGTACTCCAGAATTCCTGAGCGTACCTGGTCCCTCTCGGAGATGGAAACCTTTGTGGCGGCGCGCCCGCATTTACGGTGCTTCGCTTCGCACGAGCTCCGTGAATTCCCGCAAGTGCTGGCGGGCCGGCCCGCGCTCTACTTTACGTTTTTACGCGAACCGGTCGATCGGGTGGTTTCCTGTGCAAAACATTTAATTCGGGAATGCGCGACGCCGAATCCGAACTTCGAGCGGTACCTGCCGGCAAAAAACACGGCCGTCGATGTTCCGTCGGTGTTGCGCGGCTGGATCGACACTGGGACCGGGCCAAACCGGAAAACCCACGTTGAAGCGAGTTCGCTGGCCCGATTTTTCTTCCACGGCTCGCTGGCCACCCTTAAGGGTTTGGGACGGGTCACCGCCACACCAGGCAGAGCAAACCGGTGCGAGGAGCGTGACGACCAGGTGGCCTTTGCCATGGCCCTGACGGAACTTAGACGATTTTTCTTTGTGGGCGACTTTGCTCATTTGCAACGCGATATTGCCCGCTTCGCCGCCTCACTGCAGCGGTTTGGAGTTCTTGCCAGCGTCGGGGTTGTGCCGCATGAACGCCGGTCCGCCGAGGGGAGTTTCGGCTCTGACGCTGAGGAAGCCGAAATCAGGCATCGACTCCGCGCGGTGCTGCCGATCGACGTGGCGCTCTATGAGACGTTGCCGCTATGGCAGCCTCGCGGCGGTCACGCGGCGGGCTCGGCAGACGAAGCGTTCGGCGTTCAGATCGGCACCACGGGGGCCAGGTGA
- a CDS encoding ABC transporter permease has translation MNKKVASLLGSWDFFLALLFVCAFAYACVSVPHFSDPFNLSQAGAEMTEKALMLLPMVLLIIVREIDLSIASILAFCSVILGMMVRAGAPLPLAIPVVLLAGIAAGAVNGYVVCRLGLPSLIVTLGTMALFRGLGYILLGAGAINTLPDSLTNFGLNTIGPVPIPWVTVPFIIAAVLFTVVLQCTPLGRKIYAVGGNPAVARYSGIRVNRIRFGLFVVSGLMSALAAIILTARLSNARANNAFGYELDVITIAFLGGISVFGGKGNYIGVFFALGLVALTRNVLGLRGMGGDDQGIAVGLLLILSLLLTNTIQRFVTYAKIRRSLRGVDGAKVEPQKASASSGSPRAPFSS, from the coding sequence ATGAACAAAAAAGTTGCGTCCCTCTTAGGCAGTTGGGACTTCTTTTTGGCCCTCCTCTTCGTTTGCGCGTTCGCTTACGCCTGCGTCAGCGTGCCGCATTTTTCGGATCCGTTTAACCTCTCGCAAGCCGGCGCCGAGATGACCGAGAAGGCCCTGATGCTGCTGCCGATGGTTTTATTGATCATCGTCCGGGAGATCGACCTGTCCATCGCGAGCATCCTCGCCTTCTGCAGCGTGATTCTGGGCATGATGGTGCGGGCGGGTGCGCCCCTCCCCCTTGCGATTCCCGTCGTGCTCTTGGCCGGTATCGCCGCCGGGGCGGTGAATGGATACGTCGTCTGCCGACTCGGGCTCCCTTCCCTCATCGTGACGTTAGGTACCATGGCGCTGTTTCGCGGCCTTGGGTACATTCTGCTTGGTGCAGGTGCGATCAACACGTTGCCAGATTCCTTGACTAACTTTGGTTTGAACACGATCGGCCCGGTGCCTATCCCTTGGGTCACCGTCCCTTTCATCATCGCCGCGGTCCTGTTTACGGTGGTGCTTCAGTGCACGCCCTTAGGGCGAAAGATCTACGCCGTGGGCGGCAACCCCGCCGTCGCGCGATACTCCGGCATCCGCGTCAACCGCATCCGTTTCGGGTTGTTCGTGGTTTCCGGGCTGATGAGCGCCCTCGCCGCGATTATTCTCACGGCCCGCCTGAGTAACGCGCGAGCAAACAACGCCTTCGGTTACGAACTGGACGTCATCACGATCGCCTTTCTTGGCGGCATCAGCGTGTTTGGAGGCAAGGGCAACTACATCGGGGTATTTTTTGCCCTCGGCTTGGTGGCGCTAACCCGGAACGTGCTTGGGTTGCGGGGGATGGGAGGGGATGACCAAGGCATCGCGGTCGGATTGCTCTTAATCCTGTCGTTGTTGTTGACCAACACCATCCAACGGTTCGTGACCTATGCCAAGATAAGGCGCTCCCTGAGAGGTGTGGACGGCGCAAAGGTAGAACCGCAGAAAGCGAGCGCATCAAGCGGGTCGCCGAGGGCTCCCTTCAGCAGCTGA